A genomic window from Silene latifolia isolate original U9 population chromosome Y, ASM4854445v1, whole genome shotgun sequence includes:
- the LOC141630831 gene encoding uncharacterized protein LOC141630831 gives MHEAHSGIYGAHQSGPKLHDRVKRMGYYWQTMVQDCMDFAKKCEPCQFYANFIHQPPEPLHPTVSSWPFEAWGLDVVGPLTPKASNGHEYILAATEYFSKWATPYALVYGVEAVLPLELQIPSLRIAIQERLTDDENDKLRLAELEALDEERLEAQQKPQCYQARLSRAFNKKVCPRSFQVRDLVLAVRRPIITSHKPVGKFTSKWDGPYVVQEVYTNGAYKIVDEDGVRVRRQLG, from the exons ATGCATGAAGCTCATTCTGGCATTTATGGTGCTCATCAATCTGGGCCTAAACTTCATGATCGTGTAAAGAGAATGGGGTATTACTGGCAAACCATGGTGCAAGATTGTATGGACTTTGCGAAAAAATGTGAACCCTGTCAGTTCTACGCAAACTTCATACACCAACCGCCGGAGCCGTTGCATCCTACTGTTtcttcatggccctttgaagcttggggacttgaTGTTGTGGGACCTCTTACTCCAAAGGCCTCAAATGGACACGAGTATATCCTCGCTGCCACTGaatacttctcaaaatgg GCAACCCCGTACGCGTTGGTGTATGGAGTGGAGGCCGTGCTGCCTTTGGAGTTGCAGATCCCTTCCTTACGCATTGCTATTCAGGAGAGACTCACAgatgatgagaatgacaaattgcgaTTAGCAGAGTTGGAAGCTCTCGATGAAGAGAGATTAGAGGCTCAACAAAAGCCCCAGTGCTATCAAGCAAGGTTGTCacgcgcattcaacaaaaaggtgtgCCCTCGTTCTTTCCAAGTGAGAGACCTCGTCCTTGCAGTACGAAGACCGATCATCACCTCTCACAAGCCAGTTGGCAAGTTCACCTCTAAGTGGGATGGTCCATATGTGGTACAGGAGGTCTATACAAATGGTGCTTACAAAATCGTGGATGAAGACGGCGTTCGG GTACGTAGGCAGCTTGGGTGA
- the LOC141630832 gene encoding uncharacterized protein LOC141630832 — MLLKQYDLVFVPQKVVKGQAIADFFADHPVPAEWEISDDLPGEEIFYVDVLPPWQMYFDGAARQDGAGAGVVFVTPQNHLMPYAFTLTQLCTNNIAEYQALILGLQMAIEVGVRDMDIYGDSKLVVNQVLGEFEVKKEDLIPYHQQVLQLLNQLDEIHVGHVPRSANKLADALANLAATLALGAEESIKVPVCNRWVVSSFEGEENVDTTNMICVYTVDEDDWRQPIIDFLDQKNYPMIPDTR; from the coding sequence ATGTTGCTTAAGCAGTATGACTTGGTGTTTGTGCCTCAAAAGGTTGTGAAAGGTCAAGCTATCGCCGACTTCTTTGCTGATCATCCAGTGCCAGCAGAGTGGGAAATTTCAGATGACCTCCCAGGAGAAGAAATTTTCTATGTGGATGTCCTACCTCCATGGCAAATGTACTTTGATGGTGCTGCAAGGCAAGATGGAGCTGGAGCTGGAGTTGTAttcgtaactccacaaaatcatcttATGCCATATGCCTTTACACTCACTCAGTTGTGTACAAATAATATTGCAGAATACCAAGCTCTCATACTCGGTCTTCAAATGGCGATCGAAGTAGGTGTCAGGGATATGGACATATATGGAGACTCAAAGCTGGTGGTCAACCAAGTCCTTGGTGAATTTGAAGTGaaaaaggaagacttgattccCTACCATCAACAGGTATTACAACTGCTGAATCAACTTGACGAAATCCATGTTGGTCATGTGCcaaggagtgccaataagttggctGACGCGCTTGCTAATCTTGCAGCCACTTTGGCACTGGGGGCAGAAGAGTCTATCAAAGTTCCAGTCTGCAATCGTTGGGTAGTATCATCGTTTGAAGGAGAAGAAAATGTCGACACAACCAACATGATATGCGTCTACACAGTTGATGAAGATGACTGGCGTCAACCTATCATTGATTTTTTGGACCAAAAAAACTACCCGATGATCCCAGATACAAGGTAG